In the genome of Hymenobacter taeanensis, one region contains:
- a CDS encoding regulatory protein RecX, with amino-acid sequence MMQPAKKKFYTPAEAIQKIAAFCAYQERNQKEVEAKLRDYGLDEDEAGEIIIRLSREKLLDEERYAKSFVRGHYRHKKWGRRRIVQELKQKGISEYCIKAGLKEIDGDEYYQNLVDVLEKKDRLEKEKNPRARRQKIQVFLMNKGYEQDLIKMALDDLGKAPEDDDE; translated from the coding sequence ATGATGCAACCCGCCAAAAAGAAGTTTTATACGCCCGCCGAAGCCATCCAGAAAATTGCAGCTTTCTGTGCGTATCAAGAGCGCAACCAGAAAGAGGTAGAAGCCAAACTGCGGGACTATGGGCTGGATGAGGATGAAGCCGGCGAAATCATTATTCGCCTGAGCCGGGAGAAGCTGCTTGATGAGGAGCGTTACGCTAAGAGCTTTGTGCGCGGGCACTACCGCCACAAAAAGTGGGGCCGCCGGCGCATTGTGCAGGAGTTAAAGCAGAAAGGAATATCCGAGTACTGCATCAAGGCCGGGCTAAAGGAAATTGACGGTGATGAGTACTATCAGAACCTGGTAGATGTGCTGGAAAAAAAAGACCGACTGGAGAAGGAAAAGAACCCACGAGCTCGTCGGCAGAAAATTCAGGTGTTTCTGATGAACAAAGGCTACGAGCAAGACCTGATCAAGATGGCCCTAGACGACCTGGGTAAGGCACCGGAAGACGATGACGAGTAG
- a CDS encoding DUF4230 domain-containing protein, producing the protein MPLTRLLRQLLPLAFLLGLGWFLWTKVRPTLLENPLNPEPRITVTHNTVLEKVEDLGRLELVQYQFKDVVEYKKSTYRFLPDAKVALIVAGHAVGCLDLRKVRAQDVVLEGDSLVRVALPAPELCTWQVDHGKSRVYSVENGFFQDAELVDAGYKYAEANVRTAALQSGILAQTQQNAEKILRPMLETLTGRRVILTQQMQNPQRPARR; encoded by the coding sequence ATGCCTCTTACCCGTTTGCTCCGTCAGTTGCTCCCCTTAGCTTTCCTGCTAGGCCTAGGGTGGTTTCTCTGGACGAAAGTTCGTCCTACGCTGCTTGAGAACCCCTTAAACCCCGAGCCCCGCATCACCGTGACACATAACACGGTGCTTGAAAAGGTGGAAGACCTGGGCCGCTTGGAGCTGGTTCAGTATCAGTTTAAAGACGTTGTAGAATACAAAAAGAGCACCTACCGCTTTCTGCCCGATGCCAAAGTGGCCCTCATTGTGGCTGGTCACGCGGTGGGCTGCCTCGATTTGCGCAAAGTGCGCGCCCAGGATGTAGTACTGGAAGGCGACTCATTGGTGCGCGTGGCGCTACCGGCTCCTGAGCTCTGCACCTGGCAAGTAGACCATGGCAAAAGCCGGGTATACAGCGTAGAAAACGGCTTTTTTCAGGATGCTGAGTTGGTAGATGCGGGCTATAAGTACGCCGAAGCTAACGTGCGAACTGCTGCCCTGCAATCGGGCATCTTAGCCCAGACCCAGCAAAACGCCGAGAAAATTTTGCGGCCTATGCTAGAAACTCTCACCGGGCGGCGCGTAATTCTCACCCAACAAATGCAAAACCCGCAACGCCCCGCACGACGCTAA
- a CDS encoding ferritin-like domain-containing protein — MSKLHDSGVTDQVPNALVQPIERRSFLRYTGAGMALSGLFLAGCDDDDDNNNSGNLIDVGSGDNGVLNYAYALEQLEAAFYAQVKTGTYYTGLAASTSEKQIFDDLALHEKAHADFFKTALSTNAIKALEPDFSSINFNDRSSVLNAAKQFEDLGVAAYNGAGRYIQTAAYLVIAGKIVSVEARHAALIRDLIGYNTFVDSDVVDLFSPTSATSAPGDGNGTGLERSMKPSDVLAKANGFLKEGSKLSANNLK; from the coding sequence ATGTCCAAGCTTCACGATTCGGGTGTGACGGATCAGGTGCCTAACGCCCTGGTGCAGCCCATTGAACGTCGGTCTTTTCTGCGATATACGGGAGCTGGTATGGCTCTGTCTGGTCTTTTTCTGGCTGGCTGCGACGATGACGACGACAACAACAACTCCGGCAACTTAATTGATGTGGGCAGTGGCGACAACGGCGTACTTAATTACGCCTATGCGCTAGAGCAGCTTGAAGCTGCCTTTTACGCTCAGGTAAAGACAGGTACCTACTACACCGGTCTGGCTGCCAGCACATCCGAAAAACAAATTTTTGACGACCTGGCTCTGCACGAGAAGGCACACGCTGATTTTTTCAAGACGGCCCTATCAACTAATGCTATTAAAGCCCTGGAGCCCGATTTCTCGAGCATTAACTTCAATGACCGCTCAAGCGTGCTCAACGCCGCTAAGCAGTTTGAAGACCTGGGAGTAGCCGCTTACAACGGCGCCGGGCGCTACATTCAAACTGCTGCTTACCTGGTAATTGCCGGCAAAATTGTATCAGTAGAAGCACGCCACGCCGCCCTGATTCGGGACCTAATTGGCTACAATACATTCGTAGACTCTGACGTGGTGGACCTGTTCTCTCCTACTTCCGCTACCTCGGCCCCTGGCGATGGCAACGGCACTGGCCTAGAGCGTTCCATGAAGCCCAGTGATGTACTGGCTAAGGCTAATGGCTTTTTGAAAGAAGGATCTAAACTCAGCGCTAACAACCTGAAATAG